Proteins encoded in a region of the Pigmentiphaga litoralis genome:
- a CDS encoding sigma-70 family RNA polymerase sigma factor — MPPSANSDIDFDYESALAACARGERFALRAIYMRESRRLLGVATRLVRRRELAEEVLQDAFLQIWEKASTFDPSLGSGRGWIYSVVRYRALNEIRKDARMDVTEDETLHYLADQQQPVEQEGLDTDAFAECMKHLDEKRQQSIVLAFVDGYSHEQIAETLNTPLGTIKSWIRRGLTALKECMS; from the coding sequence ATGCCACCTAGCGCTAACAGCGACATCGATTTCGACTACGAATCCGCCCTGGCCGCCTGTGCCCGGGGCGAGCGGTTTGCCTTGCGCGCGATCTATATGCGCGAATCGCGCCGGTTGCTGGGCGTGGCAACGCGCCTGGTCCGTCGGCGCGAACTGGCGGAAGAGGTGCTGCAGGATGCCTTTCTGCAGATCTGGGAAAAAGCTTCGACCTTTGATCCCAGTCTGGGATCTGGCCGTGGCTGGATCTACAGCGTGGTGCGATATCGGGCGCTGAACGAGATCCGCAAAGACGCACGGATGGACGTCACGGAAGACGAGACGCTGCATTACCTGGCCGATCAGCAGCAGCCGGTGGAGCAGGAAGGTCTGGATACCGATGCGTTTGCCGAATGCATGAAGCATCTCGATGAAAAGCGTCAGCAGTCGATCGTGCTCGCGTTCGTGGATGGCTATTCGCACGAGCAGATTGCCGAGACGCTCAATACGCCGCTCGGCACGATCAAGTCATGGATACGGCGGGGGCTGACCGCGCTCAAGGAATGCATGTCATGA
- a CDS encoding AEC family transporter — protein MGAVLHFYFSMLSVLAPLVVCVGVGVVWGKKNYPFAAQFITVLATSVSTPALVFSTLVTAKLSNEVLANVAGATALALGLCAVACAVALKVTGQPVRKLLQTATFPNAGNLGLPISYLAFGDAGLSTAIAFFAVCSFIQHTIGVRFLPNTQGIAAPWKSPILIASVSAALCRLFAWVPPDWIIESTKLLGSLTVPLMLLSLGHALAVIPAAGLRIGSIVGTMRLLLGLAAGYAAGWLIGLPEEFSNILALQMAMPCAAVSYMYARRYTDMGDAAAGAVLVSTLSFLALAPALLWLVGSTAGLR, from the coding sequence ATGGGTGCGGTCCTCCACTTTTATTTTTCGATGCTGTCAGTGCTTGCGCCCTTGGTGGTGTGCGTGGGCGTGGGCGTGGTCTGGGGCAAGAAAAACTATCCGTTCGCGGCGCAGTTCATTACTGTGCTGGCGACGTCGGTATCCACACCGGCTTTGGTCTTCAGCACCCTGGTCACTGCAAAGCTGTCGAATGAAGTTCTGGCCAATGTGGCCGGTGCGACGGCGTTGGCCTTGGGATTGTGTGCGGTGGCCTGTGCGGTGGCTTTGAAGGTCACGGGTCAGCCAGTTCGCAAATTGCTGCAGACGGCGACCTTTCCAAACGCAGGCAATCTTGGCTTGCCCATTTCCTACCTGGCATTTGGCGATGCCGGTCTTTCCACTGCCATCGCGTTTTTTGCCGTGTGCTCGTTCATTCAGCACACGATAGGTGTTCGCTTTCTGCCCAACACGCAGGGGATTGCGGCGCCGTGGAAGAGCCCTATTCTTATCGCGTCGGTGTCGGCGGCGCTGTGCCGGTTGTTTGCCTGGGTGCCGCCAGACTGGATCATCGAGTCGACCAAGCTGCTGGGTAGTCTGACGGTACCGCTGATGTTGCTCAGCCTGGGTCATGCGTTGGCGGTCATCCCTGCGGCCGGGTTGCGCATCGGATCCATCGTGGGCACGATGCGATTGCTGCTGGGGTTGGCGGCGGGTTATGCCGCGGGATGGTTGATAGGGCTGCCGGAAGAGTTCTCGAACATTCTGGCCCTGCAGATGGCGATGCCCTGCGCGGCGGTGAGCTATATGTACGCCCGCCGCTATACCGACATGGGCGATGCGGCTGCGGGCGCCGTGCTGGTGTCGACGTTGAGTTTCCTGGCGCTGGCGCCTGCGCTGTTGTGGCTGGTAGGGTCGACGGCGGGACTGCGCTGA
- a CDS encoding PRC-barrel domain-containing protein, translated as MLATGVFVMACLATSSYAQVAGSMSLGKAFTDLDQPAPGWSVKKSLLGKPVYNESGERLGKVEDLIIDPAKSVSYLIVSAGGFIGVGKHDVAIEATKIREQQGRLVLPGATKDLVKAMPAFSYATKADAK; from the coding sequence ATGCTTGCCACCGGAGTCTTCGTGATGGCTTGCCTGGCTACCTCGTCCTACGCCCAGGTGGCCGGGTCGATGTCGCTGGGCAAGGCGTTCACCGATCTTGATCAACCTGCGCCAGGTTGGAGCGTCAAGAAAAGCCTGCTTGGCAAGCCGGTCTACAACGAAAGCGGCGAGCGGCTTGGAAAAGTCGAAGACCTGATCATTGATCCTGCCAAAAGCGTGTCCTACTTGATCGTGTCGGCGGGCGGCTTCATTGGTGTGGGCAAGCACGATGTGGCGATTGAAGCGACCAAGATCCGCGAGCAACAGGGGCGACTGGTCTTGCCTGGCGCGACCAAAGACCTGGTCAAGGCGATGCCTGCGTTTTCTTACGCAACCAAGGCTGACGCCAAGTAG
- a CDS encoding LysR family transcriptional regulator has product MYTASLRPLRYLQLVVAHGSFRAAGLAAGISQPAISQAMKRLEREWCMPLFEKEGRRKRPTAQALRVLNRLAEIGNALESLATEPVDDSAIRALATAPSTSTLTVGMAPAAALLYGPVIEEVWRSHHPDGRLQVVNSHSEGMLAALDRAEIDLVIAPQSVGRPSAGRVTQSLHTAKPVLCARAGHPLTRATSLEQIVAAGWAVESDDGAGATVIREALRARRLALPRIRVECSDYPALFDVVARSDLLCVVPHPVLLPCDDPPRLVPLRIQDPLPDYDVSVSWQALPRHRVAAAVLAIVRALTALPSHLH; this is encoded by the coding sequence ATGTACACGGCATCTCTGCGTCCTCTTCGGTATCTGCAATTGGTGGTGGCGCACGGTTCGTTCCGCGCTGCGGGCCTTGCTGCGGGTATCAGCCAGCCGGCCATCAGCCAGGCGATGAAAAGACTCGAGCGTGAATGGTGCATGCCGTTGTTTGAAAAAGAAGGGCGCCGAAAGCGGCCGACGGCGCAGGCGCTGCGCGTCCTTAATCGATTGGCAGAGATCGGTAATGCGCTCGAATCCCTGGCCACGGAGCCGGTAGACGATTCGGCAATACGCGCACTTGCAACGGCCCCATCGACGTCGACGCTAACGGTCGGGATGGCGCCAGCGGCGGCATTGCTTTACGGGCCGGTTATTGAAGAGGTGTGGCGAAGTCACCATCCCGACGGCAGGCTGCAAGTCGTTAATAGTCACTCCGAAGGCATGTTGGCCGCGCTGGATCGGGCGGAAATCGACCTCGTCATCGCGCCGCAGTCTGTTGGCCGCCCCTCGGCGGGCCGGGTGACGCAGTCGTTGCATACGGCCAAGCCCGTGTTGTGTGCCCGCGCGGGTCACCCTTTGACTCGTGCTACCTCGCTAGAACAGATCGTCGCTGCAGGGTGGGCCGTGGAAAGCGACGATGGCGCCGGCGCAACGGTCATTCGCGAGGCGTTACGGGCGCGGCGGCTTGCGCTGCCACGTATCCGTGTGGAGTGTAGCGATTACCCGGCACTGTTTGATGTCGTCGCGCGCAGCGATCTTCTTTGTGTCGTTCCGCATCCGGTGCTCCTTCCTTGCGATGATCCGCCGCGTCTCGTGCCGCTGCGTATTCAGGATCCTTTGCCTGACTATGACGTCTCGGTTTCATGGCAGGCGCTGCCGCGGCACAGGGTGGCCGCGGCGGTGCTGGCGATTGTCCGTGCACTGACGGCCTTGCCGTCGCACCTGCACTGA
- a CDS encoding SDR family oxidoreductase, which translates to MAFCSLYLHSCRAYDGNPDNKEFSMTQQHTFATHPMPSAIAPKRNWLITGTSSGFGRALTEQLLARGDNVVATLRKVDALNDLKAEHGDRLHVMALDVTDGDAIQRVVDAAFATLGRIDVVISNAGYGLLGAAEEVTDAQIRHQLDTNVLGSIRVARAALPHLRKQGGGRLMQLSSMGGHIAFPALSLYHTSKWAMEGFYESLAQEVAPFNIQTTLVEPGSALTSFGSAGLVNASAMDAYDATAVGDTRRMLAASAFPTPGDAGKMAAAMIASVDQSPAPRRLLLGSDAYTLVHAALTDRLAAFEAQKDVAYSTDADIAANGTTPSNVPWSAAR; encoded by the coding sequence ATGGCGTTTTGCAGTCTATATCTTCATAGTTGCCGCGCCTACGATGGGAACCCTGACAACAAGGAGTTCTCCATGACCCAACAACACACATTCGCGACTCACCCGATGCCTTCCGCCATCGCACCGAAACGCAACTGGTTGATCACCGGCACGTCCAGCGGCTTCGGCCGTGCATTGACTGAACAACTCCTGGCGCGCGGGGATAACGTGGTCGCCACCCTGCGGAAGGTGGACGCACTCAACGATCTGAAGGCCGAACATGGTGATCGCCTTCACGTCATGGCACTCGACGTCACCGATGGCGACGCCATCCAGCGTGTCGTCGATGCCGCATTCGCCACCCTGGGCCGGATTGACGTTGTCATCAGCAACGCGGGCTATGGACTGCTCGGCGCAGCTGAAGAAGTGACAGACGCACAGATCCGCCACCAGCTCGATACCAACGTGCTCGGCTCGATACGCGTTGCGCGTGCGGCATTGCCGCATTTGCGAAAGCAAGGCGGCGGCCGGCTCATGCAGTTGTCGTCGATGGGTGGTCACATCGCCTTCCCCGCGCTTAGCCTTTATCACACCAGCAAGTGGGCAATGGAAGGCTTCTACGAATCGCTTGCCCAGGAAGTCGCACCCTTCAACATCCAGACGACCCTGGTCGAACCCGGCAGCGCGCTGACCAGCTTCGGGTCGGCCGGCTTGGTGAACGCGTCTGCGATGGACGCCTACGACGCCACCGCGGTCGGCGATACCCGCCGCATGCTTGCGGCAAGTGCGTTCCCTACGCCAGGAGATGCCGGAAAGATGGCCGCTGCCATGATCGCGTCGGTCGACCAGTCACCTGCACCCAGACGGCTGCTGCTCGGCAGCGACGCATACACCCTCGTGCATGCCGCGCTCACCGACAGGCTGGCCGCGTTCGAAGCGCAAAAGGACGTCGCGTATTCCACGGACGCCGATATCGCTGCCAATGGCACGACCCCGTCAAACGTGCCTTGGTCCGCAGCCCGGTAA
- a CDS encoding LysR family transcriptional regulator → MTSIDALDGVTLFLAVAEARSFTGAAARLGVTPTAVSKAVRVMEARHGVALFQRTTRRVALTEAGAALLLRLRPAAAEIGDALAALGTYRDRPTGTLRLTVPMMARRFMLPLIAESARAYPDVTVDVSLDDAIVDLVEGGFDAGVRLGESIEKDMIAVALTPEIRWSIVGTPAYFGRAGRPRKPEDLVAHSAVRYRFPGSGAVHRWGFRRGKRSFVVDVGGKLIVDDRQLLVDLAAQGLGLAFASHVEVRDRVDGGVLESVLDAFIPSDAGMYLCFPARSQTQLKLRAFIDLAREVTRRPDYVALSAGNVPMESAP, encoded by the coding sequence ATGACATCCATCGATGCCCTTGATGGCGTGACGCTTTTTCTTGCCGTGGCGGAAGCACGCAGCTTTACCGGGGCGGCGGCTCGGCTGGGCGTGACGCCAACTGCAGTGAGCAAGGCGGTGCGCGTGATGGAGGCGCGGCACGGGGTGGCGCTGTTTCAGCGCACGACACGCCGAGTGGCGCTGACTGAAGCGGGTGCGGCGTTGTTGCTGCGACTGCGACCGGCTGCGGCGGAAATCGGTGATGCGCTTGCTGCGTTGGGCACCTATCGCGATCGTCCGACCGGCACGTTGCGTCTGACGGTGCCGATGATGGCGCGCCGCTTCATGCTGCCGCTGATTGCGGAGTCTGCGCGGGCTTATCCGGATGTGACCGTTGACGTGTCGCTCGATGATGCGATTGTCGATTTGGTTGAGGGCGGCTTTGACGCGGGCGTTCGACTTGGCGAGTCCATTGAAAAGGACATGATCGCCGTGGCGTTGACCCCGGAGATCCGGTGGTCGATCGTTGGCACGCCGGCCTATTTTGGGCGAGCAGGGCGGCCGCGCAAGCCAGAAGATTTGGTAGCGCATTCAGCTGTGCGGTATCGCTTTCCAGGGTCGGGTGCGGTGCATCGTTGGGGCTTTCGCCGCGGCAAGCGTTCCTTTGTGGTGGATGTGGGCGGGAAGCTGATCGTCGATGACCGACAGTTGCTGGTCGATCTGGCGGCTCAAGGTCTTGGCCTGGCTTTCGCGTCGCACGTCGAGGTGCGAGACCGTGTCGACGGAGGCGTTCTGGAATCGGTGCTTGACGCCTTTATTCCGAGCGACGCCGGGATGTATCTGTGCTTTCCGGCACGATCACAAACTCAACTGAAACTGCGTGCATTCATTGACCTGGCGCGTGAAGTGACCAGACGGCCTGACTACGTTGCTCTGTCCGCCGGCAACGTGCCGATGGAGTCCGCGCCATGA